GAATCGGGCATTGCAGTGGTCAATTTCACGCCCAATGACCTGGAAATCCCGGCGCTTGTCAGCGCGGCGGAAGCCGCCGGGGTGCCCCTGGCCGGAAAAGACGGCAAGACCGGTCAGACCTATTTCAAGGTGGTGCTGGCCTCATCGCTTCTGGCCCGCCGCCTGCATGTCAATGGCTGGTACAGCTTAAATATCCTGGGCAACGCGGACGGGGAAAATCTCATGGACCCGCAGTACGCGGCCTGCAAGCTTGACAACAAGACCGGGGTGCTCGAAGAGGTGCTCGGATACGCGCCAGGCGAAAAACGCCACAACAGGTCCGCCCACAAGGTGCACATCGACTATTATCCCCCCCGGGGCGATGCCAAGGAGGCCTGGGACGTGATCGATTTTGAAGGGATTTTCGGCTTGCCCATGAGCATGCGGATCAACCTTCAGGGCCGGGACTCGATTCTGGCCGCGCCCATGGTCATGGATCTGGCCCGGTGGATGGCGGCCCTGACCCTGGCCGGGCGCTCCGGCCCGGTGCCGGAACTGGCATTTTTCTTTAAAAAGCCCGTGGGACCAGACGGGCCGGTAGGCTTTGAAAAGCAGATGGCGGCTTTGGAGAAACTGGAAAAGGAGATCTGCCCGTGATACTCGGCTACAGCACCAACGCGTTTACACGCTACAGTCTGGATGAATCCATACAGAAAATCGCCGACCTGGGATTTTTCGGCGTGGAGATCATGTGTGACCGGCCGCACCTCTATCCCCCGGATTATGATCAGGCCCGGCTGGCCCGCCTCAAGTCCCTGCTCAATGAGCACAACCTGTCTGTCACCAACTTAAACAGCTTTACCCTGTTTGCCGTGGGCGACACCTATCTGCCATCCTGGATCGAGCAGGATCCGGAAAGGCGGCAGATGCGCATTGATCACACCCTTGACTGCCTGCGGATCGCTTCGTTTCTCGGGGCCAAAAACATCTCCGTGCCCCCGGGCGGACCGCTTGACGGGGCATTGCGCAATGAATCCATGATGCTGTTTCACAAAGGAATCGCGGAAGTCCTCCCCCTGGCAGAGGAACTCAACATCCGGGTGCTGGTGGAGCCGGAACCGGATCTGATGATTGAGCGCACATCCGAGTTTCTTGATTTTATCCGGCGCATTGATTCCCCCATGGCAGGGATCAATTTTGACATCGGCCATTTTTTCTGTGCCGGCGAAAATCCGGCTGCTGCGTTTGAAACCCTGTTTGAATGGGTGGGGCACGTGCATATTGAAGACATCGGCAACAGTCGGATTCACCAGCATCTTGCGGCCGGAGACGGGGCCATTGATTTTGCCGAAGTGTTTGCGGTCATGAAAAAGCTTGGCTATGAGGGCGATATTTCCCTGGAGCTGTACCCTTATATCAATGCCCCGGAAATTGCCGGCAGAAAAAGCCTGGAGCATCTGCGGCCCTTGTTTGCCGAAGCCGGGATCAATATCGCGTGATGCCCCCCCCAGCGGTGCGCCTGCTGTCAAATTTGATGACATCCGCCCCCCTTTTTTTATTTTCATAAATATTGTTGAAAATATGTCGGCCTGCCGTTAAACTTTGTTAAAACAGATAATCGCTGTTCAAGCCCTCAAAATATCCGGCCGGATCCACAGTACGCCTGTTTTCAGATAAACCCGCTTTATATGAAAGGAGGTGATGTCCGATTTTCCCGTTTAGATGCAGAATAAAGAAACATGTGCGGATTCCGCCATGATTTTCAACTTTCAATCAGAGGGGGGAAGACGATGAAAAAGTTTATTGCTGTTCTGGCTGCAGTATTTGTTGCAGGATTGTGCACACAGGCTGGCGCCGCGGAAATCGAATTTCACGGTGACTTAAACAACCGGTTTAACTTATATACCAATCAGGCAAACATGTATGATGGTGTTGAGGGGGTTGCGTCAAACTGGGATGTAGAGCCCGAGGATCGGGCAATCCAGGAAGACGGGGTGGACGAGCTCTGGGGGGATATCAAGTACCGCCTCTGGGCCACTGCAGCCACCAACGACGGGGCTGTTAAGGGGACATATGCAATTGAACTCGGCGCAATGCGCTACGGCGACGGTGATGATGGCGGCGATTTTTCAGGCGACGATGTCAACATCGAGACCCGCTGGGCATACACTGATTTTGCCGTTCCCAACACGGACGGAAGGGTATTCATCGGCCTGCAGCCCTTTGCGGTCAACAGTTATGTGTGGAAAGAAACCGCAATGGGGGTTCAGTACAAGGGCAAGGCAAACGCGTTCGATTATAAGCTTGCCTGGATGCGGGGCAGGGAATTTTTTAATGGCGACGATGATGATGATCTTCTCGAAGATGTTGACAGCTTCGTTGTCAGGGGAGATTTTTCACCTGCACAAGATGTTGAATCAGGTGTTTTCGTTTTGTATCAGCGGTCTGATTCCCTTGTAAGCGGAACCGATTCAGATCTCAGCAGCAGCTATCCGGGTTCCAATTATCTCGTAAAACAGTTCGCCGAAAGCGACTTTGACATGTACACCCTGGGCACTGACGGCTCATTTAACACCCCCACAGACTTTGGGAATTTTTTTATGAACTGGGACCTGATGTACCAGGGCGGGGAAATCAAAAATGATATCAGCGAGGATGCGGATATCAGCGCTTTTTTCGTGCATGCGGACGCCGGGGTCAACATTGATCGGCTGAAGCTGACCTACACCGGCTGGTATGCCTCAGGAGACGACAATCGTGAAGACGGCGACCGGGACAACTTCACCGCAACTGATGTGGACACCTTTGACAGCATCATATTCTTCGAGGGCGGATACACGGATGACAACTACTTTACCGAAGCCCCCTACATCCTGGACAAAGGCATGATTTTCAACAGGCTTGGGGCGGATTACAAGATGACGGACAAAACAACCATCGGCGGCGCACTTATCTATGCCATGACAGCAAAGGATCTGCCAAACGGAGAAGACAAGCTGGGCCTGGAAATCGATGCCTACATTTCCCACAAGCTTTATTCCAACCTTGAAGTGGCCTTAAATGCGGGCTATCTTTTCGCAGACGATGCAATGGGCTATTTCAGCGACACAGGCGAGGAAGAAGACGTATTCCGCACCACCGCGCGCGTGCGCTATGGTTTTTAAAAACCGGAGCACCATCTGACAAGAAGGCCCGGCAGCAGCCGGGCCTTCTTTCTCACCCGAAAGAACTGGAACCTCAATCTAGGTGGAAATAAAATTATGGGAGGCAATATCTTGGGAAAAAACACAGTGACGGTTTGCAGAAAATTTCTGTGCTGCATTGCTTTTGCTTTTTCAGCAGGGCTTGTGTTTTGCGCTGCCGCCTCAGCTGGGGTTGTCGGGGAGGTCAAAAAGGATTTGGAGCCGGTTTCAGGCTACATACTCGCACGTGAAAACGGGGCCTATGTTGTGGACCTGAAAAAGGACCAGGGCGTCAGGGCCGGCGATCTGCTGTCGGTTTCCGGCGAGGGCAGGGAGCTGACACACCCGGAAACAGGCGAGACAATTGGCATGCTTGAGAAAAAAAAGGGTGTTCTGGCGGTAAGGCGGGTTAAACAGAATTATTGCTTTGCCGCGCCTGTGGCAGGCCGGGAGTTTGAACGCGGTGACCGGGTGGCGCGCTACAGCGGTATGCCCGCTGTTTTCACGGATTACACCAAAAAGGGCGAGGCTTTGTTTGTCCGCCTCCGCCATGAGCTCCCGGACCTTGAATGGCAGGACTATGCAGAGGCCGACGATGGGATCACAAAGGATGAGGCAGTAAACGGGCTTAATTTTTTTCTGCGCAAAGACAGGCTGGAAATCCGGGGGCCTGAGCTGGGGTTGATCCGCAGTTATGAATTAAAAGATTTTGCCGGGGATACGCAAGTCCGGGGGGAGCCGTCCCTGATGGAGCGCAAAAGATCTTGGCGGGCCCGCAGTAAGGTAAATTTTCTTCTAAACCCTGAGGGGCAGGCTGACCAGCGTATCCTTCAGGCCGATTTCACCGGCCACGGCGGCCGGGTGCTGGCAGCAGCCACCAACGGCTCACAGATCCTGATTTACGCTCCTGAGCAAAAATTTGAGCCGGTTTTTAAGGCAGATACCGCCCTTCCCGGGCAGATTCTCTGGGTGAGTTGGTGGCGGCCCGCTCAGAGCGAAAACCTCTACCTTGCTGTTACAGCAGCGGTGGATGACAACCGCGGCTACAGCCAGGAAAGCGGCAAAAAAATCGACGGAACAGTGTTTATATGGCAGCAGGGCAGGCTGACGCCTGTTGAGCGGGGGCTTGACTACCTTATGGCCGCTTTTGACACAGACGGCAACGGAACCCCGGAAACCCTGCTTGCACAAGAGCTTGACAGAGACACCTTTTTCGGCAAAACAAGACAGCTTATGTTAAAATCCGACCGTATAAAGGCCCGGTCTCCCGCTTTTGATCTTCCCCGGAGATTTCCGGTCCTGGGGGCCGTGTTTGCGGATTTGTCAGGCGACAAAACACCTGAGATCGCCTATATACGCAACAGAAAGCTTTTTGTCCACAGCACACAGGGCGTTGTTTACGAATCAGCAGACAACATTGGCGGCAGTCTCAACCACTTCACCTATGATTTAAATCCCGGTGCAAAAGACAGGATATTTACTACAGTAACCCTTGAAACCCCGCCGGCGGCAGTTGATATGGACAATGACGGCACGCCGGAGCTGCTTGCGGCAGCCGCGGATACCTCGTGGTTTTCCCTTTCGGGCATGGGTGCGGATGTGAGAAAAAGCAGGGTCTCGGTCACTGATTTCACTGAAAGCGGATATGAAAGCGCGCCCGGAAGTGATTTTCTTGAAAAGGCAATACAGGGTATGGGTGCGGTGAACGGAAAAATCTGGCTGGTCAATACCCGGGGCTCTGACAAAAATCCGGCAAGCCGGTTTTATACCCTTGACTTGGAGTAAAATTTACATGTTATAATACATACCATGAATCCATATTTCCCAGGAGCTTACCCCCATGTCAATGCTTCCGGAACGTGAAAATACCGATCCCAGGGAGCTGGCCCGGTTTTCCGGCCAGGCCGCCTTGTGGTGGAACCCGAAAGGACCCTTGCAGGCCCTGCATGACATCAATCCGCTGCGGGTGGGCTATATCCGGGAAAAAAGCGGGATCTCCGGGCAATCCATCCTGGATGCGGGCTGCGGCGGCGGGATTTTGTCCGAGGCTTTGGCTGCGGCCGGTGCCCGGGTGACCGGTATTGATCTGTCCCCGGATGTCCTTGCCGTGGCCCGGCGGCATGCCCGGGACGCCGGCCTGGACATCGACTATCAACAGATTTCGTCAAAAGAGATGGCCGCCCGTAATTCATCAGCATTTGACGTGGTGGCCTGCATGGAGTTTCTGGAGCACGTTCCGGATCCGGCTGCAGTGGCGGCCGAGTGCGCAGCCCTTGTCAAACCCGGCGGGCACGTGTTTTTTTCCACCATCAGCCGAACGCTGGCCGCGCGCCTGCTGGTGATTTTTGTTGCAGAGCGGGTTCTGGGGATTGCTGAAAAAGGTACCCATGAATATAATCGCCTGATCCGCCCGGAGGAACTGGTCCAATGGGGCCGGGATGCCGGGCTGATCCTGGCGGATTGTTCCGGGTTCATGTACATGCCTGTTGTGCGCAAGTCCTGGCTGACCCGGAGCCTGCGGATGAATTATATTATGCATTTTACAAAGGCTTCAATTCAATGACATTTCATCGGATTCCCGGCTGGTTTGACCACGGGGTGAGAAAAAAAGTGGCGGATCCGGATTCAGATGCATCCGGGTACACCTATTTCGGGCTGGAAAAATTGCCGGCCGACCGGAAAAAACAGGTTGTGCTGGCCCATTTCAACCGGGTGGCGCCCAGATATGATTTCATGAACACGGTGCTGAGTTTTGGAATCCATTACGCCTGGAAAAGAAATGCCGTGGCCATGCTGGGATTAAAGCCGGGCGACCGGGTGCTGGACGTGTGCGGCGGAACCGGGGATCTGGCCGTGTATGCCGCGGGCTGGATCGGGGCGCAGGGCAGGGCGGTTATCTATGACATGAATCATGAAATGATGCGCGCGGGCGTGATGCGCCCGCAGAACCGCAAATACCGCGACCGGATTTTCTGCGTGCTCGGGGATGCCGAAGAAATGGCATTGCCGGACAACGCCTTTGACGCGGCCATGGTGGGATTCGGGATCCGGAATCTGACCAGCATCCGGCAGGGGATTTCTGAAATGCACCGGGTATTGAAACCCGGCGGACGGATCATGTGCCTGGAGTTTTCAAAGCCGGTGAATCCGGTGTTCCGGGCATTGTACGACTGGTACTCGTTTTCGGTGATGCCGGCTGCCGGCCGGGTTCTGGCCGGGTCAGACCGATCTTATGCATGTCTTTCAGAAACCATTCGCATGTTTGCCACTCCGGAGGAGCTGGCGGCCATGTTTGAGCAGGCCGGATTTGCAAAAGTCCGTTTTACCCGCCTGACAAACGGCATTGCCGCCATTCATACGGGAACAAAATCGTAAAATCCTTTTTATATCATCCCATGTCGTTGCGGGAAGGAAGCCCTTCGGTCGGGGTGGATTTTTTCGCTCCTGACCGTTTACGGATTCATCAAATGCCTTCGCTTAAAATTTCAAAAACTCGGCCTGTCGGCCTCAAACAATTTGAAATTTTCACGCTCCGGCGTTTGCTGAATTTTTCCGTAAACGTTCAATGTCGCTTCAAAAAACCACCCCGCCCTTGGACTTCCTTGGAAGCATTTTCACATTCTTCAAAGTTTCTTGAGGAAAAGCTCCCTGCGGCCGGGTCAGTTTTTAGCAGCAGCCGGGTCCGCATTCGGGCCGGGATTTTCCGTCAGGCTCCACAACACAGCAGCACGAATCCCCGGTGCGTCCCAGCATGCTGTTGATTACCGCTGCGGCGCATCCTACCCCGGCATCCACGGTGATTGCGGCCGTGGGGCAGTTTTGGGCGCACGCCCCGCATTCCATGCAGTCATCGCGGCTGACGATTTCGGCTTTGCCGTCTGCCAGGGCCATCACCTCCCGGGGGCAGACCATGGTGCACATGCCGCAGCCTGTGCACAGCTCCGGATTCAGTTCCAGGGTGGTGACGTTTTTCAGGTATGTAAAAGATGTGGTTCCCATAGTCTTGCTCACTTATTTAGTGCCTGAACGAAAACCGTCTTTTTCGCCAATCTCTGCGTCCGGCTCAAATTTTAATACTCAAAATACGTCGAGTATTCCTGCGGTTAAAATTTTCGCCGTCCTTGACCTTGACGAAAAATCCTGGTTTTCGTTCGGGCACTATTTATCTTGTTTAACAATGATGCTGATTTCATAGAAATGCAAGCCCCTCCGGCGGATCAGAATATAAAGCGGGCAGCGGTCCAAAGCACCAGGCCCACAACTGCTGCGGCAATCATGGCGGGCACGGCCGCACGCATTTCCCGGCGTACACCGGAAAGGGATGTATAGGCCGAAGCGCCGGTAAAATTCATGCCCATAAAGGCGGCCGCAGCTGTTGCAATCAGTGCCATGCCCGCAGCTTCCATCCAAAAACCGGGATGGTTCAAAGCCTGGCCGGCAGCGGCGGCAATTGCACATGATGTGAGCAGCCCGGCAATGGCGCCTTTTGCGGCAAACGCCCGGCCTGGAATCCAGGGCAGCAAAAGCGGGGTGAGAACGGATCCCGCCACCAGTCCCCCTGCAAGCATCAGGGCTGCAAAGGTTCCGTGAATGCGCACGCCAGCCCACCAGGCCCCGGAAAAGCCCACTCCGCCCAGCAGAAAAAAAATCAGCATCAGGGAGGCCATCCATTTTGCCGCCGGAAAAAATTCCATGGGAATGAGCACCGCGCGCTCTTCCATGGGAAAGCGCTTTGTGCGCATCTGCCGGGTGGCTGTCATTCCTTTGTCCATAAATGCCGGCAGGTCTTCGGCTTCCACAGGGCCGTAGACCACCGTAAACCCGCAGGCCCGTCTGATCTTGTGGGCGGCCACACCGGGTGCGGCAAGCTGGGGCAGGATGATTTTGCGGTGGGAAACGATGTTTGCAAGGCCGCTTGATTGAATCCGGCTTACCAGTTCATTTGTGCCAAAGGTTTTTTTGCCCGCAGCGCACCAGACATTGATTCCGTTGGTGTCCAGTACCAGGATCCAGGCGTCTTTCGGGTGCCAGGCCCTGCGGAGCCGGTCAAAGCTCATTTTGTAGTTGGCCGTAACCAGCACCGGGCTGTTTTCATCCGGGGTGCCCATGGCGTAAAGGCCGGGATCCACGGTGTAGGTCATCCGTCCGATGCCCAGACGGGTTTTGATTGTGCCCAGGCGGTCTGCCGGGCCAAGGTTTCCTGAAACTACAGGCAGGTTGCCTGCGGGAGTCGATATCGTACCCCTGACAAACGGCTGATTCACATCCGGCGGGGCCGACCGGCCCGCTTGATCCGACGGTCAGCACCCGGAGGATGAGGCCCCGGGTCCTGTCCCGAGCTGCACACCCTTGGACGACAGGCTCAGGTCCGTATGTTGTTCTGATTGATTTTGTATCGCGCTTTGTTTTGTCATTTTTTGATACCTTTTTGCATGAGTTTACAAAATACGGACAAACCGGATTGAGGTCAATAATTTCCTGGCCAGGGGGACCTTCTGCAAAAACCGGTTTTGGGAAGGCTTTCGCATGAGCCGCGTCGGGTGTGGTTTGTTTGTCTGCGGCTCGGTTTCGGCGATCGTCCCGGTACTTTGGCTGGAATTTTAAAAACTCGGGCGGATCGCCCTCAAACAGTTTAAAATTCCGGGCGCCAAAGCCCCGGTCCGATCTTATGCCGAAACCGCGCCAATGCAGCCAAACAAACCACCCCCGCCCCGGCTCATGGCCAGGGCTCTGGAAACATGCGGCAGCACCTGTTTTTTTACCGGAATATCCTTTGCATTTGAACATCGATATAGGGCTGATAGGTCTGGAGAGGTGATTTACAGGGTTATCGGATTTGGAAGAGGTTCCCAAGGAAGCCCGAAGGGCGGGGCCGGGTTTTTGAAGCGACATTGATCTTTTTTGCGAAGAGATTCAGCCAATGCCGGAGCCGGAAAATTTCAAACTGTTTGAGGGCGAATGCCCGAGTTTTTGAAATTTCGGCGAAGGCATTGGCTGAATCCGCAAAAACGATCCGGAGCGAAAAAAACCGGCCCTGGCCGCAGGGCTTCCTTCCTTCAATCGCAGGAGACGTGACAATCGCAGCATCGACAGAAGTCGCTTGTGACGGTTTTTGCATGATCCGGTTCGGGTGTGGTTTGTTTGTCTGCGGCGCGGTTTCGGCGATCGTCCCGGTACTTTGGCTGGAATTTTAAAAACTCGGGCGGATCGCCCTCAAACAGTTTAAAATTCCGGGCGCCAAAGCCCCGGTTCGATCTTTGCCGAAACCGCGCCAATGCAGCCAAACAAATCACCCCCGCTCCGGCTCATGGCCAGGGCTCTGGAAATATGTGCCAGCAACTGCTTTTTCATCAAGAGTTTTTTTGAATTTGGATGCCCAAAGCGTTGATTAGTCCGAAAAGGGGGCTCCAGGTTTTACTGAGGTATCGAATTCGGGATAGGGCCCCAAGGAAGCCCGAAGGGCGGGGCCGGGTTTTTGAAGCGACATTGATCTTTTTTGCGAAGA
The window above is part of the Desulfosalsimonas propionicica genome. Proteins encoded here:
- a CDS encoding inositol-3-phosphate synthase — encoded protein: MTNTEKSKKGVLLLAAGIKGAIGSTVAASAAIMQNQPENVLPYLTTGEKFPFLGKAGQMTVAGWDTDPVSFDRALDCCGVLEKSLWEPCIPELNKIDVRPAPDAGMGVKEQVAQVKADMAAFRNQQPGLVPVFANLLPAGVCHELHGFSTLEQLYQAAARVPADIVYAAAAVESGIAVVNFTPNDLEIPALVSAAEAAGVPLAGKDGKTGQTYFKVVLASSLLARRLHVNGWYSLNILGNADGENLMDPQYAACKLDNKTGVLEEVLGYAPGEKRHNRSAHKVHIDYYPPRGDAKEAWDVIDFEGIFGLPMSMRINLQGRDSILAAPMVMDLARWMAALTLAGRSGPVPELAFFFKKPVGPDGPVGFEKQMAALEKLEKEICP
- a CDS encoding sugar phosphate isomerase/epimerase family protein, with amino-acid sequence MILGYSTNAFTRYSLDESIQKIADLGFFGVEIMCDRPHLYPPDYDQARLARLKSLLNEHNLSVTNLNSFTLFAVGDTYLPSWIEQDPERRQMRIDHTLDCLRIASFLGAKNISVPPGGPLDGALRNESMMLFHKGIAEVLPLAEELNIRVLVEPEPDLMIERTSEFLDFIRRIDSPMAGINFDIGHFFCAGENPAAAFETLFEWVGHVHIEDIGNSRIHQHLAAGDGAIDFAEVFAVMKKLGYEGDISLELYPYINAPEIAGRKSLEHLRPLFAEAGINIA
- the ubiG gene encoding bifunctional 2-polyprenyl-6-hydroxyphenol methylase/3-demethylubiquinol 3-O-methyltransferase UbiG; the encoded protein is MSMLPERENTDPRELARFSGQAALWWNPKGPLQALHDINPLRVGYIREKSGISGQSILDAGCGGGILSEALAAAGARVTGIDLSPDVLAVARRHARDAGLDIDYQQISSKEMAARNSSAFDVVACMEFLEHVPDPAAVAAECAALVKPGGHVFFSTISRTLAARLLVIFVAERVLGIAEKGTHEYNRLIRPEELVQWGRDAGLILADCSGFMYMPVVRKSWLTRSLRMNYIMHFTKASIQ
- the ubiE gene encoding bifunctional demethylmenaquinone methyltransferase/2-methoxy-6-polyprenyl-1,4-benzoquinol methylase UbiE; translated protein: MTFHRIPGWFDHGVRKKVADPDSDASGYTYFGLEKLPADRKKQVVLAHFNRVAPRYDFMNTVLSFGIHYAWKRNAVAMLGLKPGDRVLDVCGGTGDLAVYAAGWIGAQGRAVIYDMNHEMMRAGVMRPQNRKYRDRIFCVLGDAEEMALPDNAFDAAMVGFGIRNLTSIRQGISEMHRVLKPGGRIMCLEFSKPVNPVFRALYDWYSFSVMPAAGRVLAGSDRSYACLSETIRMFATPEELAAMFEQAGFAKVRFTRLTNGIAAIHTGTKS
- the hgcB gene encoding mercury methylation ferredoxin HgcB, coding for MGTTSFTYLKNVTTLELNPELCTGCGMCTMVCPREVMALADGKAEIVSRDDCMECGACAQNCPTAAITVDAGVGCAAAVINSMLGRTGDSCCCVVEPDGKSRPECGPGCC
- the hgcA gene encoding mercury methylation corrinoid protein HgcA, whose amino-acid sequence is MTKQSAIQNQSEQHTDLSLSSKGVQLGTGPGASSSGCUPSDQAGRSAPPDVNQPFVRGTISTPAGNLPVVSGNLGPADRLGTIKTRLGIGRMTYTVDPGLYAMGTPDENSPVLVTANYKMSFDRLRRAWHPKDAWILVLDTNGINVWCAAGKKTFGTNELVSRIQSSGLANIVSHRKIILPQLAAPGVAAHKIRRACGFTVVYGPVEAEDLPAFMDKGMTATRQMRTKRFPMEERAVLIPMEFFPAAKWMASLMLIFFLLGGVGFSGAWWAGVRIHGTFAALMLAGGLVAGSVLTPLLLPWIPGRAFAAKGAIAGLLTSCAIAAAAGQALNHPGFWMEAAGMALIATAAAAFMGMNFTGASAYTSLSGVRREMRAAVPAMIAAAVVGLVLWTAARFIF